A part of Pseudochaenichthys georgianus chromosome 23, fPseGeo1.2, whole genome shotgun sequence genomic DNA contains:
- the depdc4 gene encoding DEP domain-containing protein 4 yields the protein MAVDLTPRFRRLNSQTRSFRENIQHGFSGPFGATQLWHNIIRALQTQVEVRRCRRHLRVHAECFTGSDAVDAVLSYLMQNVVFCTSEVSRLKAARLCQALMEAKVFEPVGTKLFRRDKEVTFEDSSCSLYRFLEYKVSPNSAMKECNSDTENMPPEEQGLKRKKSYRRLNEVRTICNPLAVGPLDRRVERLLRNINLRSASSPSLETTHTAAAFLSKAVVDEVWKQQTLLQLLQIVELPMLDCILTSPARGQLKACRAPLASQDLVISNTCLDRELPDSLHLPQLDGWLSAAADCLELFPDQLIVVAGEQLSQQGGTFSEDDQAEHVASQKKLLFDTIAKYYSGQETYPLLSGRYLDIHVAILKLLDEGKVQHAIKASQLCFRLLETSVRDELRRLLTFMATAAHPDACRLQKQIDNRALVCRTFQRAIVQNLELTRCQSETLLLFLMDNCTELIKTPTSLVESVRRTLRTMQQGQDPDSIATFTFCQQATPEEYEDQREATTLHSLKQLLHDIASSKTIPVKERRRLLKEFEKHHPVVFLQHLSSTF from the exons ATGGCGGTCGATTTGACTCCTCGTTTCAGAAGGTTGAACAGCCAAACGAGAAGTTTTCGTGAAAATATACAGCATG GCTTCTCGGGACCTTTCGGGGCCACCCAGCTGTGGCACAACATCATCCGGGCCCTGCAGACTCAGGTGGAGGTGCGGCGCTGTAGAAGGCATCTGCGCGTTCATGCCGAATGTTTCACGGGTTCAGACGCTGTGGATGCCGTCCTCAGCTATCTGATGCAGAATGTGGTGTTTTGCACGAGTGAAGTGTCTCGCCTCAAAGCTGCTCGACTGTGCCAGGCTCTGATGGAGGCCAAGGTGTTCGAACCAGTGGGAACCAAGCTGTTTCGCAGGGACAAAGAAGTGACCTTTGAGGACAGCAGCTGCAGCCTTTACCGTTTTCTGGAATATAAAGTGTCACCCAATTCTGCCATGAAGGAGTGCAATAGTGACACAGAAAACATGCCTCCAGAGGAACAGGGGCTAAAGAGGAAGAAGAGTTACAG aaGGCTGAATGAGGTGCGGACGATCTGTAATCCCCTCGCTGTGGGACCATTAGATCGGAGGGTGGAGAGGCTGCTGAGGAACATCAACCTGCGATCAGCCTCGTCTCCATCTTTAGAAACAACTCACACTGCTGCTGCTTTTCTGTCCAAAGCTG TGGTGGATGAAGTGTGGAAGCAGCAGactctgctgcagctgctgcagaTCGTAGAGCTGCCCATGCTGGACTGCATCCTGACCTCTCCTGCCAGAGGTCAGCTGAAGGCCTGCAGAGCTCCTCTGGCCTCACAGGACCTGGTCATCTCCAACACCTGCCTGGACCGAGAGCTGCCCGACAGCCTGCACCTGCCCCA GTTGGATGGGTGGCTGTCGGCAGCAGCAGACTGCTTAGAGCTGTTTCCAGATCAGCTGATTGTGGTTGCTGGGGAACAGCTCAGCCAACAAGGTGGCACCTTCTCAGAAGACGACCAGGCGGAGCACGTGGCCAGCCAAAAGAAACTGCTCTTTGACACCATTGCCAAGTACTACAGTGGACAGGAAACATATCCACTCCTCTCAGGACGCTACCTGGACATACATGTTGCAATTCTGAAACTGCTGG ATGAGGGGAAGGTGCAGCATGCCATCAAAGCATCTCAGCTGTGTTTTCGGCTGCTAGAGACGAGCGTCAGAGACGAACTCCGGAGACTACTGACCTTCATGGCCACAGCAGCGCACCCAGATGCCTGCCGTCTGCAGAAACAG ATCGATAACAGGGCCTTGGTGTGCCGCACTTTTCAGAGAGCAATCGTCCAGAATCTTGAACTGACTCGATGCCAAAGCGAAACCCTGCTGCTGTTCCTCATGGACAATTGCACTGAGCTCATCAAG ACTCCGACGTCCCTTGTTGAATCTGTGAGGAGAACACTGAGGACGATGCAGCAGGGCCAAGATCCTGACTCAATTGCCA CGTTCACATTCTGCCAGCAGGCGACGCCAGAGGAGTACGAGGATCAGCGAGAGGCTACCACTCTACACAGCCTCAAACAACTTCTTCATGATATTGCCTCGAGCAAAACCATTCCCGTCAAAGAGAGGAGGCGGCTGCTCAAAGAGTTTGAAAAACATCACCCCGTGGTCTTCCTCCAGCATCTCTCCAGCACCTTCTAA